A window of the Roseburia sp. 831b genome harbors these coding sequences:
- a CDS encoding IS91 family transposase, whose protein sequence is MNILQSIFTDYYEHIIYQLHPRPAVIENVNKMIHCGDSSHGGAMYGCPHCGNLKFVPFRCKSRFCPSCGNKYNQLRSFQMSCKLVSCVHRHCVFTIPEELRIYFLKDRSLLNCLFHSVRDVVLRMFSKMNKTENFTPGFICVLHTFGRDLKWNPHIHALISEGGAGNITPWRPVKHFDYNFLRNAFRKVLLEQLSFRIGPTFRKVKNEMYTKHSNGFYVRAKPNLCTPDITIKYISRYLGRPVIATSRIDYYDGENVTFHYTRHEDNKTVTETIPALNFIQKLIVHIPEKHFKMLRYYGIYAKHHKQEKNLRKCISAEKQHFLRSIQDWRHSILLSFGYDPLCCSECGTSMLVLEVYHKKTALFEQYRKVMGYG, encoded by the coding sequence ATGAATATATTACAATCCATCTTTACCGATTATTATGAACACATCATTTACCAACTCCATCCTCGTCCTGCTGTCATTGAAAATGTCAACAAGATGATTCATTGTGGTGACTCTTCTCACGGTGGTGCCATGTATGGCTGTCCTCACTGCGGAAATCTTAAATTTGTTCCCTTTCGCTGTAAAAGCCGTTTTTGCCCTTCCTGTGGAAACAAATACAACCAGCTTCGTTCTTTTCAGATGTCCTGCAAGCTCGTTTCCTGTGTTCACCGCCATTGTGTTTTCACCATCCCAGAGGAACTCCGCATTTATTTTCTCAAAGACAGGTCTCTCTTAAATTGCTTATTTCATTCTGTCCGTGACGTTGTCCTTCGTATGTTTTCCAAAATGAATAAAACTGAAAACTTTACTCCCGGATTTATCTGTGTTCTTCACACCTTTGGGCGTGACTTAAAATGGAATCCCCATATCCATGCCCTCATCTCTGAAGGCGGTGCTGGCAACATCACTCCCTGGCGTCCTGTCAAACACTTTGATTACAACTTTCTTCGTAATGCCTTCCGCAAAGTGCTGCTTGAACAGCTCTCCTTCCGTATTGGTCCCACCTTTCGTAAAGTTAAAAATGAAATGTACACAAAACACTCCAATGGTTTTTATGTTCGTGCAAAGCCAAATCTCTGCACTCCTGATATTACCATTAAATACATCAGCCGATACCTCGGCAGGCCTGTTATCGCCACATCACGTATTGATTATTATGACGGCGAAAATGTAACCTTTCATTACACCAGACACGAAGACAACAAAACAGTTACTGAAACCATCCCTGCTTTGAACTTCATCCAAAAACTAATTGTACACATCCCCGAAAAACATTTCAAAATGCTTCGCTACTATGGGATATATGCCAAACATCATAAACAGGAAAAGAATCTCCGTAAATGTATTTCTGCTGAAAAACAACATTTCCTGCGTTCTATCCAGGACTGGCGGCACTCCATTCTTCTCTCTTTCGGATACGACCCTCTCTGCTGTTCCGAATGTGGCACTTCTATGTTGGTTTTAGAAGTTTACCACAAAAAAACTGCACTATTTGAACAATATCGAAAGGTTATGGGATATGGATAA
- a CDS encoding MerR family transcriptional regulator: MKKKNFLTAREFAQFAETTVRTVKYYGEVGIFFPAKTEKNGYRYYTKYQLDEFRTIQILQECGMKLEEIRTYLKNPSFERKQEIINLQHQKLMQRIQKDKKVCDLLWVEQAMMNLAKEHAYSGTWEIELPLYGYELEDMEQKDVVMIQTFQNESMHGVYTRADQSRGKFQIWTSKRTGTHHFTGKKFLISFYKEHPSKLQNHIKEMEKEVTMRKQKACSPYFYSALFEGKSDNNISFLLVNIVDTK, translated from the coding sequence ATGAAAAAAAAGAATTTTTTGACCGCAAGGGAGTTCGCACAGTTCGCGGAGACAACCGTGCGGACGGTGAAATACTACGGGGAGGTCGGTATTTTTTTCCCGGCAAAAACAGAAAAGAATGGGTACCGGTACTACACAAAGTACCAGTTAGATGAGTTTCGGACGATTCAGATTTTGCAGGAATGTGGAATGAAGCTAGAGGAAATCCGAACCTATTTAAAGAATCCGTCCTTTGAGCGAAAACAGGAAATCATAAACCTTCAGCATCAAAAGCTTATGCAGCGCATCCAAAAAGACAAAAAAGTGTGTGATTTGCTTTGGGTGGAGCAGGCGATGATGAACCTTGCAAAAGAGCACGCATATAGTGGAACCTGGGAAATCGAGCTGCCGCTCTACGGTTACGAATTAGAGGATATGGAGCAAAAAGACGTGGTGATGATTCAGACATTTCAGAATGAGTCCATGCATGGCGTGTATACAAGGGCAGACCAGTCGAGAGGAAAGTTTCAGATCTGGACGTCAAAACGGACGGGAACCCATCACTTTACGGGAAAAAAATTTTTGATTTCTTTTTACAAAGAACATCCATCGAAGCTCCAAAATCATATCAAAGAGATGGAAAAAGAGGTCACAATGCGGAAGCAAAAAGCATGCTCACCTTATTTTTACTCTGCATTATTTGAAGGAAAAAGTGACAATAATATTTCCTTCCTTTTGGTAAATATTGTCGATACAAAATAG
- the trkA gene encoding Trk system potassium transporter TrkA, producing the protein MRIIIVGCGKVGRTITEQLSLEGNDITVIDRKSTVVHDVTNNYDVMGVVGNGASHLVQKEAGIEEADLLIAVTESDELNLLCCLIAKKAGNCSTIARVRNPMYSNEVNFIKEELGLSMTINPECAAATEIARILRFPSAIKIDTFAKGRVELLKFKIEEGSMLHGCSLIEVSKTLKTDVLVCAVEREDDVMIPNGSFVLQANDVISIVASPKNARDFFKKIGVETHQVKNVMIVGGGTMAYYLSKQLLSMGIDVKIVEKDKDRCEVLSELLPKAVIINGDATNQDVLLEEGIQHCESFVSLTGIDEGNIFLSLFAKNCSKAKVVTKINRISFDDIINKFNLGSLIYPKNITAEYIVRYVRALKNSIGSNVETLYRIIENKAEALEIVIHEGASVVGVPLQELPLKDNILIACINRDGKIITPNGQSEIEVGDTVIIVTTEPGIQDISDILKH; encoded by the coding sequence ATGAGAATAATTATTGTTGGCTGTGGAAAAGTGGGAAGAACGATCACAGAGCAGCTGAGTTTAGAAGGCAATGATATCACGGTAATCGATAGAAAAAGCACTGTTGTGCATGACGTCACCAATAACTATGACGTTATGGGTGTTGTTGGAAATGGTGCAAGTCATTTGGTACAAAAAGAGGCTGGAATCGAAGAGGCAGATTTGTTGATTGCGGTGACGGAATCCGACGAATTGAATCTTCTTTGTTGTCTGATTGCAAAAAAGGCAGGTAACTGCAGTACGATTGCGCGTGTCAGAAACCCAATGTATAGCAACGAAGTGAACTTCATTAAGGAAGAGCTTGGTCTTTCCATGACAATCAATCCAGAGTGTGCAGCTGCGACAGAAATCGCAAGAATTTTGCGTTTCCCATCTGCAATTAAGATTGATACTTTTGCAAAGGGCAGGGTCGAACTTTTAAAATTCAAAATAGAGGAAGGCTCCATGCTTCACGGATGCAGCCTGATTGAAGTTTCCAAAACACTGAAAACGGATGTTTTGGTGTGCGCGGTAGAGCGTGAAGATGATGTTATGATTCCAAACGGAAGTTTTGTTTTGCAGGCAAATGATGTAATCAGTATTGTGGCATCTCCAAAGAACGCCAGAGACTTTTTCAAAAAGATTGGTGTCGAGACACATCAGGTGAAAAATGTCATGATTGTCGGCGGTGGCACGATGGCATATTATCTGTCCAAACAGCTTCTGTCCATGGGAATTGATGTCAAAATTGTGGAAAAAGATAAGGATCGCTGCGAAGTTTTAAGCGAGTTATTGCCGAAAGCGGTTATCATCAATGGTGATGCAACCAACCAGGATGTGCTGTTAGAGGAAGGAATCCAGCACTGTGAATCCTTTGTTTCTTTGACGGGAATTGACGAAGGAAATATTTTCCTTTCCTTATTTGCAAAGAACTGTTCCAAGGCAAAAGTTGTAACAAAAATCAATCGAATTTCATTTGACGATATCATCAACAAATTTAACCTTGGAAGCTTAATCTACCCGAAAAATATTACGGCAGAATATATTGTGCGTTATGTGCGTGCATTAAAAAATTCCATTGGAAGCAATGTTGAGACCTTATACCGAATCATTGAGAATAAGGCAGAGGCACTAGAGATTGTCATTCATGAGGGCGCTTCGGTTGTCGGTGTTCCGCTGCAGGAGCTTCCATTGAAAGATAACATTCTGATTGCATGTATCAACCGTGATGGAAAAATTATCACGCCAAACGGACAGAGTGAGATTGAAGTGGGCGATACGGTGATTATCGTGACAACGGAGCCTGGAATCCAGGATATTTCAGATATTTTGAAGCACTAG
- a CDS encoding TrkH family potassium uptake protein — MNHSIICYILGLVLRFEAVFLLVPCIVAIVYQERAGWAYALVGLVCFVLGTLVTRKRPENLLYFAREGFVTVSLSWIVMSIFGAIPFVLCGDIPSFTDALFETISGFTTTGASILPEVESLNHCSLMWRSFTHWVGGMGVFVFLLAVMPMAGGYNMHLMRAESPGPSVSKLVPKVRDTAKILYGIYFAMTLVEFILLLMAKMPLFDAVATAVGTAGTGGFGIKNDSMAGYSMTIQGIVTVFMILFGVNFNAYFIILLAKNKKDVFKIEEVKWYFGIIITTIVIITYNIRHMFGSLFEAFHHAAFQVGSIITTTGFATTDFDLWPQLSKSLLVMIMFVGACAGSTGGGIKVSRIIILLKTVKQEMIYFVHPRSVKTIKLDGKALDHETVRDVSAFMVTYVIIFAISFLILAFDNLDMVTNFTAVTATINNIGPGLELVGPTRNFGLFSPVAKYVLMFDMLAGRLELFPLLLLFTPSVWKKS, encoded by the coding sequence ATGAATCATTCAATTATTTGTTATATTTTAGGACTGGTGCTTCGGTTTGAGGCGGTATTTTTACTGGTGCCATGTATCGTAGCAATTGTGTATCAGGAAAGAGCAGGCTGGGCGTATGCGCTGGTGGGACTCGTCTGCTTTGTCCTTGGAACACTCGTGACCAGAAAGAGACCGGAAAATCTGCTTTATTTTGCGAGAGAAGGATTTGTAACGGTTTCTTTAAGCTGGATTGTGATGAGTATTTTTGGCGCAATTCCGTTTGTACTTTGTGGAGATATTCCAAGCTTTACAGATGCACTGTTTGAAACGATTTCCGGATTTACCACAACTGGTGCGAGTATTTTGCCGGAGGTGGAATCCTTAAATCACTGCAGTCTGATGTGGAGAAGCTTTACACATTGGGTCGGTGGAATGGGCGTTTTCGTCTTTTTGCTTGCGGTAATGCCGATGGCAGGTGGCTACAACATGCATTTGATGCGTGCGGAAAGCCCGGGACCGTCTGTCAGCAAATTAGTACCGAAGGTCCGGGATACGGCAAAGATTCTTTACGGCATTTATTTTGCAATGACGTTGGTTGAATTTATATTGCTTCTTATGGCAAAAATGCCACTTTTTGATGCAGTTGCAACCGCAGTAGGAACGGCAGGAACCGGTGGTTTCGGTATTAAAAATGACAGTATGGCAGGATATTCCATGACCATCCAGGGAATTGTAACCGTATTTATGATTCTCTTTGGTGTGAACTTCAATGCTTACTTCATTATCCTTCTTGCAAAAAATAAAAAGGATGTCTTTAAGATAGAAGAAGTAAAATGGTATTTTGGTATCATTATAACTACAATTGTAATTATTACTTATAACATTCGTCACATGTTTGGCAGTCTTTTTGAGGCATTCCATCATGCGGCATTCCAGGTTGGTTCCATCATTACGACAACCGGTTTTGCAACGACGGACTTTGATTTATGGCCGCAGCTATCGAAGAGCCTTCTTGTGATGATTATGTTTGTCGGAGCCTGCGCCGGAAGTACCGGTGGCGGTATCAAGGTATCGCGAATCATTATTTTGCTTAAGACCGTCAAACAGGAAATGATTTATTTTGTTCATCCAAGAAGTGTTAAGACGATTAAGTTAGATGGAAAAGCACTTGACCACGAGACCGTACGTGATGTCAGCGCATTCATGGTAACGTATGTCATTATTTTTGCAATCTCATTTCTGATTCTTGCATTTGATAATTTAGACATGGTAACAAACTTTACGGCTGTTACGGCTACCATCAACAACATCGGACCGGGACTTGAGTTAGTTGGTCCTACTCGAAATTTTGGACTGTTTTCTCCGGTTGCAAAATATGTTTTGATGTTTGATATGTTAGCAGGCCGGTTAGAATTGTTCCCATTGCTGCTTTTGTTCACACCTTCCGTGTGGAAGAAGAGCTAA
- a CDS encoding SseB family protein: protein MEEKTTMEITNDALEEAIKEYAQTKDKDGLTKVLNLLGPTRLFVPAMLTAETTPAPCFLKTSTGEQFLAVYTSKEQIPENPKSQALLTMPFPTCNNIVVKEELNLTGMVVNPFTDNLILKKELVQKLHEMDVERAQMKQVKMTPQQFQAFVRKQVEFGIFPKRLYEEKETFVNQLCDEKEAFVNELYKAAFKEEKLYPFSEQDFSVMALNISEDLLLARVDLPEKALVPPLCYRVYVTLNPTTNEVNYFTIEKTPEKDIRKLGRMTADGKHVDCGVAPVEGAELQCIMDLAKDKGDLTC, encoded by the coding sequence ATGGAAGAAAAAACAACAATGGAAATCACAAACGACGCATTAGAGGAAGCGATTAAAGAATACGCACAGACCAAGGACAAGGATGGTTTGACCAAGGTGCTGAATTTACTTGGACCGACAAGACTTTTTGTACCGGCAATGCTCACAGCAGAGACAACACCGGCTCCATGTTTTTTAAAGACAAGCACCGGCGAACAGTTTTTGGCAGTCTATACCTCCAAGGAGCAGATTCCAGAGAATCCAAAGAGTCAGGCACTTCTTACCATGCCATTTCCAACCTGCAACAATATTGTAGTGAAGGAAGAGCTGAATCTGACAGGAATGGTTGTGAATCCATTTACCGATAATCTGATTTTAAAGAAGGAATTAGTCCAGAAACTTCATGAGATGGATGTAGAGCGTGCCCAGATGAAACAGGTGAAGATGACACCACAGCAGTTTCAGGCATTCGTGCGCAAACAGGTAGAGTTTGGAATTTTTCCAAAACGTCTTTACGAGGAGAAAGAAACATTCGTAAACCAGTTATGTGACGAGAAAGAGGCATTTGTAAACGAGCTTTATAAGGCTGCATTTAAAGAGGAAAAGCTGTATCCGTTTTCAGAGCAGGATTTCTCTGTCATGGCGTTAAATATCAGCGAGGATTTATTACTTGCGCGTGTTGATTTGCCAGAAAAAGCGCTGGTACCACCACTTTGTTACCGCGTTTATGTAACACTCAATCCAACTACAAATGAAGTTAACTATTTCACCATCGAAAAAACACCGGAGAAGGATATCCGTAAATTAGGCCGTATGACTGCCGATGGAAAACATGTTGACTGTGGCGTGGCTCCGGTAGAAGGTGCAGAGTTACAGTGCATCATGGATCTTGCGAAAGACAAAGGTGATTTGACCTGCTAA
- the ybaK gene encoding Cys-tRNA(Pro) deacylase yields MGKEAKTNAMRILDKNKISYEVLTYECDDFIDGLHTAAATGAPVEQSFKTLIMQGKSKQYYVFVVPIADEVDLKAAARAVGEKSVEMTHVKDLTAISGYVRGGCSPLGMKKQYPTVVQENAAHYDKIYISGGRVGTTICLAPDDLMKVVRAEYADVIVHE; encoded by the coding sequence ATGGGAAAAGAAGCAAAAACAAATGCAATGCGTATTTTAGATAAAAATAAGATTTCATACGAGGTATTAACCTACGAATGTGATGACTTTATCGACGGGCTTCACACGGCTGCAGCAACCGGTGCTCCTGTTGAACAATCTTTTAAAACCTTGATTATGCAGGGAAAAAGCAAACAGTATTATGTCTTTGTCGTTCCGATTGCCGATGAAGTTGATTTAAAAGCTGCCGCAAGAGCTGTCGGTGAAAAATCCGTCGAAATGACACATGTTAAGGACTTAACTGCCATCAGCGGCTATGTCCGCGGCGGCTGCTCCCCGCTTGGCATGAAAAAACAGTACCCGACCGTCGTGCAGGAAAATGCTGCCCACTATGACAAAATCTATATCAGCGGTGGCCGGGTCGGCACAACCATCTGCCTTGCACCGGACGATTTAATGAAAGTTGTCCGGGCAGAATATGCGGATGTAATCGTGCATGAATAG
- a CDS encoding HdeD family acid-resistance protein has translation MKEFLKRVKADMIVSAILCMALGVVLFVWSEQTIDIICKALAIILVVMGVVRAITFLRDREKNVITGAVGLIELLIGIWIFLRPESIVSLIPIVIGVILLVHGLADFRLAFETKGNGYETWWSILIMAFISVIFGVICIVDSFGVVSLAMKFIGVALVYDGISDLWIVTRATKAAKEFKQANETVDVDYKEIDE, from the coding sequence ATGAAAGAATTTTTGAAAAGGGTAAAAGCAGATATGATTGTATCTGCAATACTTTGTATGGCACTTGGCGTTGTCCTTTTTGTCTGGTCCGAACAGACAATTGACATTATTTGCAAAGCGCTGGCAATTATTTTGGTTGTGATGGGAGTTGTGCGTGCGATTACCTTTTTGCGTGACCGTGAGAAGAATGTAATTACAGGTGCAGTTGGATTGATTGAGCTTTTGATTGGTATCTGGATTTTTTTAAGACCGGAGAGTATCGTAAGCCTGATTCCAATAGTGATTGGTGTTATCCTGCTGGTGCATGGATTAGCAGATTTCCGCCTGGCATTTGAGACAAAAGGAAATGGCTATGAGACCTGGTGGTCGATTTTAATTATGGCATTTATCAGCGTGATTTTTGGTGTGATTTGTATTGTGGATTCCTTCGGCGTTGTTTCACTTGCAATGAAATTCATCGGTGTGGCACTGGTTTACGATGGAATTTCAGACTTGTGGATTGTGACAAGAGCGACAAAGGCTGCAAAAGAATTTAAGCAGGCAAATGAGACGGTGGATGTCGATTACAAAGAAATTGACGAATAA
- a CDS encoding HD-GYP domain-containing protein: MRYLPISKLTSGMALGQDIYDGSGRLLLAKHLILSREYIANLELLGFPGIYIDDAFTQGIEIQQVLSPQVRSQALHVIHEIYMADETLLQPIVSRAEIMAIVERVVENILSNGDVMCNMMDIKNYDDYVFYHSINVMMLSVMIGIHDGMSEDELNLLATAAMLHDIGQKFIDADILKADRPLTEEERETVAQHPKLGYEYLHDNYDLSSLVYTSVLQHHEWYNGEGYPLRKSGEEIPLFARIIRVADSYDAMVSKRPSREPMLPGDAVEYMMARCGMEFDPYLLNLFLQQIAVYPVGCEVELSNGERAVVMENFKCFTLRPLVKLEETGELLHLRDDPMARSITITKLIVD; encoded by the coding sequence ATGAGATACTTGCCGATAAGCAAATTGACATCAGGAATGGCATTAGGTCAGGATATCTATGACGGTTCAGGCAGATTATTGCTTGCAAAGCACCTTATTTTAAGCAGAGAGTATATTGCAAACCTGGAATTGTTAGGGTTTCCGGGAATCTATATCGATGATGCTTTTACACAGGGGATTGAGATTCAACAGGTGTTGAGTCCGCAGGTCAGAAGCCAGGCATTGCATGTGATTCATGAGATTTACATGGCGGATGAGACCTTGTTACAGCCAATTGTCAGCAGAGCTGAGATTATGGCGATTGTAGAGCGCGTTGTGGAGAATATTTTAAGCAATGGCGACGTAATGTGTAACATGATGGACATTAAGAATTATGATGATTATGTATTTTATCATTCCATCAATGTGATGATGTTATCGGTCATGATTGGAATTCATGACGGGATGTCAGAAGACGAGTTAAACCTGCTTGCAACAGCGGCAATGTTGCATGATATAGGACAGAAATTTATTGATGCCGATATTTTAAAGGCAGACCGGCCACTTACGGAAGAGGAACGTGAGACGGTGGCACAGCATCCAAAGTTAGGGTATGAGTATTTGCATGATAATTACGATCTTTCTTCTTTGGTCTATACAAGTGTGCTGCAACATCACGAATGGTACAACGGTGAAGGCTACCCGCTCCGCAAATCAGGAGAAGAGATACCGCTTTTTGCCAGAATTATCAGAGTGGCGGACAGCTACGATGCGATGGTTTCCAAGCGTCCATCCAGAGAACCCATGTTGCCGGGAGACGCGGTGGAATATATGATGGCGAGATGTGGCATGGAATTTGATCCGTATCTTCTGAATCTGTTTTTACAGCAGATTGCGGTATATCCGGTGGGATGTGAAGTGGAATTGTCCAACGGCGAGAGAGCCGTGGTAATGGAGAATTTCAAATGTTTCACGTTGCGTCCGTTAGTCAAATTAGAAGAGACAGGGGAGCTGCTTCACTTGCGGGATGACCCGATGGCACGTAGCATAACAATTACCAAATTAATTGTGGATTAG
- a CDS encoding TetR/AcrR family transcriptional regulator C-terminal domain-containing protein, which produces MTGQGKSAIDTLLAESFKELTLKQPIEKITIKEITDKAGVIRPTFYNHFQDKYELLEWIITKELLEPIEPLVQNGMVSEALVVLFSNIEKEKEFYSKAVKLEGQNSFGSIAQQSVERILRKVFEEGAAGKKQKYIWLTPERIAEYYAQSMCYVVISWIKTGMTISAKELAEVYNYIIKRSMDDILEEMKKS; this is translated from the coding sequence ATGACGGGACAGGGAAAGAGTGCAATTGATACTTTATTAGCAGAAAGTTTTAAGGAACTGACATTAAAACAGCCAATCGAGAAGATTACAATCAAAGAGATAACAGACAAGGCTGGCGTGATTCGACCGACTTTTTACAACCATTTTCAGGATAAATATGAGTTGTTAGAGTGGATTATCACCAAAGAGCTGTTAGAGCCGATAGAGCCATTGGTTCAAAATGGTATGGTTTCGGAGGCACTGGTTGTTTTGTTTTCAAACATAGAGAAGGAAAAAGAATTTTATTCGAAGGCAGTAAAGCTGGAGGGACAGAATTCTTTTGGAAGTATTGCACAGCAGAGCGTAGAGCGGATTTTGCGAAAAGTATTTGAAGAGGGCGCAGCAGGAAAGAAGCAGAAGTATATCTGGCTGACACCTGAGCGTATTGCAGAATATTATGCGCAGTCCATGTGCTATGTGGTGATTAGCTGGATTAAGACAGGCATGACAATTTCTGCCAAAGAATTAGCGGAAGTATACAACTACATAATTAAACGTTCCATGGACGATATTTTAGAAGAAATGAAGAAAAGTTAA
- a CDS encoding efflux RND transporter permease subunit, whose protein sequence is MIKFGKGVVKFRVPILIISFLLLIPAALGYFKTRVNYDILTYLPKDIETMKGQDILLDQFGSGSFSFLVVEGMQEKDISAMREDIADVDHVKDCIWYDSLSDISIPMDMLPDEVYDFFNNDEADSTLMVVLYDSSMSSDETMNAVQEIRKVVDGKAFVSGMSAVVTDTKLLSDKEVPIYVLIAVVLAVIVLSLTMDSAVIPVFFLLSIGMAIVYNLGSNVFKGEISYVTQALAAVLQLGVTMDYSIFLWHSYEEQQERFPGDKERAMAHAISGTITSVVGSSITTVAGFVALCFMSFTLGLDLGIVMAKGVVLGVICCVTVLPSMILIFDKAIEKTRHKAIMPDLGKIAGWITNHYVVFIALFLLILGPAIYGYTHTDVYYDLAGTLPKTLDSQMANEKLDEQYDMGATHMILANSSLSAKDAKAMLDEINDVDGVKMALGFDSLVGPAIPKEFIPDNIKEIMISGDYQLMIVGSEYAVASDEVNNQCDEIKSIIKKYDPTAMLIGEAPCTKDLIEITDEDFARVSVVSIGAIFIIIAFVFKSISLPIILVSVIEFAIFINMGIPCYTKTTLPFIASIVIGTIQLGATVDYAILMTNRYKRARSRGAEKKEAITAALEGSIQSIIVSALSFFAATFGVGMYSNIDMISSLCSLMARGAIISMFVVIFILPSMFMVFDRVIRATSVGFKYKEGTATIPDAKSNK, encoded by the coding sequence ATGATCAAATTTGGAAAAGGAGTTGTAAAGTTCCGTGTGCCAATTTTAATTATTAGCTTCCTGCTATTAATTCCGGCAGCGCTCGGCTACTTTAAAACGAGAGTAAACTATGATATCTTGACGTACTTACCAAAAGATATCGAGACGATGAAGGGTCAGGATATCTTGCTTGACCAGTTTGGAAGCGGTTCTTTTTCATTTCTGGTAGTAGAAGGAATGCAGGAAAAGGATATTTCGGCAATGCGGGAGGATATTGCCGATGTTGATCATGTGAAGGATTGTATCTGGTATGATTCCCTGTCAGATATCAGCATCCCGATGGATATGCTTCCGGATGAAGTTTATGATTTCTTCAACAATGATGAGGCAGACAGTACGTTGATGGTTGTGTTGTATGATTCTTCGATGTCATCCGATGAGACCATGAACGCAGTTCAGGAGATTCGAAAAGTGGTAGACGGAAAAGCATTTGTCAGCGGTATGTCAGCAGTTGTTACCGATACAAAGCTTTTGTCCGATAAAGAGGTTCCAATCTATGTATTGATTGCGGTTGTTTTGGCAGTGATTGTGTTGTCACTGACGATGGATTCCGCAGTAATTCCGGTATTTTTCCTATTAAGTATTGGAATGGCAATTGTATACAACCTTGGTTCTAATGTGTTCAAAGGAGAGATTTCCTATGTTACCCAGGCACTTGCAGCGGTATTACAGCTTGGTGTTACGATGGACTACTCCATTTTCCTGTGGCACAGCTATGAGGAGCAGCAGGAACGTTTTCCAGGGGATAAGGAGCGTGCGATGGCACATGCAATTTCCGGTACAATCACATCTGTTGTAGGTAGTTCAATTACAACCGTAGCTGGATTCGTTGCACTTTGCTTCATGAGTTTTACGTTAGGTCTTGACCTTGGTATCGTTATGGCAAAAGGTGTTGTACTTGGCGTTATATGTTGTGTAACAGTACTTCCATCCATGATTCTTATTTTTGATAAGGCAATTGAAAAAACAAGACATAAAGCAATCATGCCAGACCTTGGAAAAATTGCCGGATGGATTACCAATCATTATGTTGTATTTATTGCACTGTTCCTGTTGATTTTAGGACCTGCCATTTACGGTTATACACACACAGATGTCTATTATGACCTTGCAGGAACCTTGCCTAAGACGCTGGATAGCCAGATGGCAAATGAGAAACTGGATGAGCAGTATGACATGGGTGCAACACATATGATTCTTGCGAACAGCAGCCTTTCTGCAAAGGATGCGAAAGCAATGTTAGACGAGATAAATGATGTGGATGGTGTCAAAATGGCACTTGGTTTTGACTCACTGGTAGGCCCGGCAATTCCAAAAGAATTCATCCCGGACAATATCAAAGAGATTATGATTAGCGGTGACTACCAGCTTATGATTGTCGGAAGCGAATATGCAGTTGCTTCGGACGAAGTCAACAACCAGTGTGATGAGATTAAGTCCATTATCAAAAAATATGATCCGACAGCAATGCTGATTGGGGAAGCACCTTGTACAAAAGATTTGATTGAGATTACAGACGAAGACTTTGCAAGAGTCAGTGTCGTATCCATCGGTGCAATTTTCATTATCATTGCATTTGTATTTAAATCGATTTCTCTGCCGATTATTTTGGTATCCGTTATTGAGTTTGCAATTTTTATCAACATGGGTATCCCGTGTTACACAAAGACGACGCTTCCGTTTATCGCATCCATCGTAATTGGAACGATTCAGTTAGGCGCAACCGTCGATTATGCAATTCTTATGACGAACCGTTATAAGAGAGCAAGAAGCAGAGGCGCAGAGAAAAAAGAGGCTATTACAGCGGCACTGGAAGGATCGATTCAGTCCATTATTGTCAGTGCATTAAGTTTCTTTGCCGCAACATTTGGAGTAGGTATGTATTCCAATATTGATATGATTAGTTCCCTTTGCTCTTTGATGGCACGAGGCGCAATCATAAGTATGTTTGTTGTAATCTTCATTTTGCCTTCTATGTTCATGGTATTTGATCGTGTTATCAGGGCAACAAGTGTTGGTTTTAAATATAAAGAGGGAACGGCAACAATTCCTGATGCAAAGAGTAATAAATAA